AAAAATCTCTTGCCATCGCTCGTTGGCTAGGGGAAATTAACCCAGTATTTATCGATCATATTCCCACAGAAAGGGGGCGATCGGGCGGTTTAGTCTTGGAATCGGGCCTAAATGAGCGTTGGATTTTTCTCACCTATGAGGATGAAGAAGTGGCCCAGGCAGCCAATGCTTATCAGGCAACCAAAGAGGAAAGCCAAGGTTTGCACTTTCTCCTCATACAACCGGATGATTCCGGTCGCACTTTTACCGGCTTTTGGCTACTGAAGCAAGTTTAACCCCCAAGCTGTCCCCAAGAGGCAGAGAATGCCGGCTAAACCCGCTAAAGGTTGGTTATAGATACCTTTAACCCAAACTAACCCAGAATCGCTGTAAGACATCAATTCGGCACTGTCTAGCAAGGCCAATCCCCATACCCAACCGCTATGAAGTCCCCAAGCTAATCCTAAACTACCATGATCGATCGCCCGCGCCCAGACCAGAACCATGCCCATCAGAAATAAACCGGGTAGTTGCGGCAGCGTTTGCTGACGTTCCCAAAGCAGGTGCAGCAGGGCAAAAATTAGGCTAGAAATGGCTCCCGCCACCCCAAAACCGTATTCTTGGCTTAATTGGCTCAAAAAGATGCCCCGAAAGATTAATTCCTCGGTAATACCCACCCAGAGGGCCACTATCAACAGGGGTAAACTCAAGGAAAAAGCACGAGTTAGATTTTTGGGCTGCCAATGTACCCAGGTCAAAATCCCCTCTAGAAAAAAAATTATCCCTAATCCCACCACTGCCAAGATTAATCCTTTAGTTAGGGAGATAAATAGGGAAAATGACCAAATTAATCCGTAATTATCGAGGCTGCTCCCCTCTATCTTGAATAATCCCCAGATAACTAAGGGAGCCAAGGCGTAAAGAGAGGCCACCAAGGGCAATTTTTGGTCAGGTTTTGTCCCTTGCAGCGGTTGCCATCCCAAACGACTCCCTAAACCAATGGCAATGGGCAGCCAGAGAATTAACCAGGCTAACAGGAAAATAATAATTTTTATTAAGGCGGTAATCTCCATTGTCAATTAGGTGTTATGGAAGTGGGGTGTGGGAAGAATAAATAAAAATAATCTCCTGTCTCGGAGTCTCCTGTCTCCTGATGGCTAAAACAACAAACCCTCTAGGGACAGAATAACAGTGGAACTTTGCTCTGGTAAAGCCTAGCTCCAACAAAAATCTATCCTTAGGGGGTTGCGAAAAAGAAGAAAAAGTGCTTGAATAAAACCCCTCAAGTTGATGAAAGAGGCGGTCAGGGGTTAGAATTGGGGATAAGAATCTATATTGTCTTTTTGGTCGGTCTTGTCAAAACTAGCCCTTTTGACTGCCGATTTTTTTTATCCTTATCCCTACTCCGTAACCTATTTAAGCTTCTACTGGTTCTTCTGATTCCGTTTGTTTGAGGTGGATGTGCTTGTAGCCAAGTTTGATTTCAAATTCATCCCCGGGCTGCAAGTTCATTTGTTCGGTATAGGTGGAACCGATGACGATTTGACCATTTTTATGGACACTAACCCGGAAAGTGGGTTCGCGGCCGCGGCCATCTTTAGTGCCTTCGGGATCGAGAGGAACGCCTTTTGCACCCAAAACAGCATCGTAAAAGTCGGTTAAATTAACCCGAACTTGGCCATCTTTACTTTGGGAGTAGTAACCACAACGTTTTGCCGTTTCGCGACGGGGTAAGTGGGCCAACTCTTTGACTTTTTGTAGTAGAGCTTTCCCGGTTAGGGGAGTAGGAGAGATATCACTCATGGTACTTTTAAATGTCCCTTGATTTTTGACTGACTGTCAATTAAGTTTACACTGACAAATTGATCATACCAAAAATCTTGCCAAAAATGTCTAGAGGGGAATAATAAATTTTTTAAAACTGATGGTTCGATGATGACAATCGTGCTAAGAAGACCCCAGACTAGGTAGTAAGTGTAAACCTTGTGGGGGAGAGGAAATTTTTGGTTAAGACTCTCGCAATTTTTGGTCGGGTGCGAAGAAAACAGGGGGGAGAAAGTAAGGACATAAAACGGATCAAGCTATACCCAGCAAGGAATTGAGAAACTATACTTGTGGTTGGAGTTGGCAAAAAACTAATGACCCAGAGCAGTAAATCCGGGGTGATTAAACTGTTTTCGATCGACTTGCCCATCTATGATTAGGTCTAGATACTCACCCCTTGGCTAAACCGACTGGGGAAAATCTTAAGGATTAATTACCATTACTAGCTCCCCTTTGGCCCGTTAACATCGATTATCCTGAGTATTAGGAGTCCCTCACCCCCGTGCCGAGTATGGAAATTTCTTTTAAAATTCTGCGTCAACGACCCAACGACAGCCCCTACCTAGAAAATTTTACCCTAGAGGTGGAGGCGGGAAATACAATTCTCGACTGCCTTAATCGCATCAAATGGGAACTTGATGGAACTTTGGCCTTTCGTAAAAATTGCCGCAATACAATTTGTGGCAGCTGTGCTATGAAAATTAACGGTCGTTCGGCCTTGGCTTGTCAACAAAATATCGCCAGTGAATTAAACCATTGTAGCCAAAAAGATGCCGGAGAAATTCCCGAAATCACGATCGCACCCCTAGGCAATTTACCAATTATCCGGGATTTAATCGTCAATATGCAACCGTTTTGGGACGATTTAGAAAGGGTTGAACCTTATATTAGTAGTCAAGCGCGCACCATTCCCGAACGAGAATTTCTGCAAACTCCAGAAGAAAGAGCCAATCTCAATCAGATGGGTAACTGCATTATGTGCGGGGCCTGTTATTCGGAATGTAACGCCAAGCAAGTCAATCCCGATTTTGTCGGGCCCCACGCTTTGGCAAAAGCGCAGCGCACCCTAGCAGATTCTCGCGATGGTAATCAAGAAGGTCGTCTAGAACTTTATAACCAAGGCACCGCAGGGGTTTGGGGGTGTACCCGTTGCTATTTCTGTAATGCGGTTTGTCCCATGGAAGTGGACCCCATGGATCAGATCGGTAAAATTAAACAGGAAATACTCGCTCGCAAGTCGGCCGATAGTAGTCGTCCCATTCGTCACCGAAAAGTTTTAGTGGAATTAGTCAAAGCAGGGGGATGGGTGGATGAACGCCAATTCGGCCTCTATGTGCTGGGCAATTATTGGCGCGATTTACAGGGTTTATTAAGTATTGCCCCCCTGGGATTGCGGATGATTGCTAAGGGTAAATTTCCCACTTCCTTTGAAGCTTCCGAGGGAACCGAGGAAGTAAGAGGTTTAATTACTGCCATTCAAAATTCTCGCTCTTGATAGTTAGAGTAATTCTGAGATAATTATGATCTATATTCTATTTGACTGGAGAACCCCTTATCATGTTCGATCGAGATAGTATCCGTGGTTTTTCTGCCCTGATTACCCTTGTGGGAGTCGCTTCTAGTTTGGGTTTTAGCCTCAACGCACCGGCTTTCTCCCAAGCTATCTCTAACAATTTACCATTACTCTTAGCCCAAAAAAGCGAAAAGGTGCGAGTAGCGGTTTTAGACTTCGATTATAGCGGTCTTAGTAATCCCCAATGGTTAACATTTCTCAATGGTGGAGCCAGTGGTGTCAGTGATATTCTCGTCAATAAATTGGTAGAAAGTGGTCGCTATACAGTCATTGAGCGCAGTCGCATTGATGCTG
This portion of the Microcystis aeruginosa NIES-2549 genome encodes:
- a CDS encoding AbrB family transcriptional regulator; protein product: MSDISPTPLTGKALLQKVKELAHLPRRETAKRCGYYSQSKDGQVRVNLTDFYDAVLGAKGVPLDPEGTKDGRGREPTFRVSVHKNGQIVIGSTYTEQMNLQPGDEFEIKLGYKHIHLKQTESEEPVEA
- a CDS encoding succinate dehydrogenase/fumarate reductase iron-sulfur subunit, translated to MEISFKILRQRPNDSPYLENFTLEVEAGNTILDCLNRIKWELDGTLAFRKNCRNTICGSCAMKINGRSALACQQNIASELNHCSQKDAGEIPEITIAPLGNLPIIRDLIVNMQPFWDDLERVEPYISSQARTIPEREFLQTPEERANLNQMGNCIMCGACYSECNAKQVNPDFVGPHALAKAQRTLADSRDGNQEGRLELYNQGTAGVWGCTRCYFCNAVCPMEVDPMDQIGKIKQEILARKSADSSRPIRHRKVLVELVKAGGWVDERQFGLYVLGNYWRDLQGLLSIAPLGLRMIAKGKFPTSFEASEGTEEVRGLITAIQNSRS
- a CDS encoding CPBP family intramembrane glutamic endopeptidase — translated: MEITALIKIIIFLLAWLILWLPIAIGLGSRLGWQPLQGTKPDQKLPLVASLYALAPLVIWGLFKIEGSSLDNYGLIWSFSLFISLTKGLILAVVGLGIIFFLEGILTWVHWQPKNLTRAFSLSLPLLIVALWVGITEELIFRGIFLSQLSQEYGFGVAGAISSLIFALLHLLWERQQTLPQLPGLFLMGMVLVWARAIDHGSLGLAWGLHSGWVWGLALLDSAELMSYSDSGLVWVKGIYNQPLAGLAGILCLLGTAWGLNLLQ